The following DNA comes from Curtobacterium sp. 9128.
CTCGCCCACGTCGAGGAGCGCACCGGCGTTGAGCTCGCCGTGCTGTCCGGCTCCGACGAGGCGCGACTCACCTTCCTGGCCGTCCGCCGCTGGTTCGGCTGGTCCGCCGGGCGGCTCGCGGTGTTCGACATCGGCGGCGGCTCGCTCGAGATCGCCGGCGGTGCGGACGAGGCACCGGACGTCGCGTGGTCGATGCCGATCGGCGCCGCCCGGCTCGCGCGGTCGTTCTTCGCGGCGGGCACCCCGACCGAGGACGACGTCCGCCGGATCCGGCACGAGATCCGCGTCGAGATCGCCCGGGATGCCGGCAAGCTGCTCCGCTCGGGTGCGCCGGATCGTGCCGTGGCGACCTCGAAGACGTTCCGCTCGATCGCACGGATCTGCGGGGCCGCACCGTCCGGGGCCGGTCCGCTCGTGCCGCGCTCGCTCGACGGTGCGACCCTGCGGGCGAAGCTGCCGTCCCTGCTGCAGATGTCCGTCGCCGAACTCGCCACGCTTCCGGGGGTCTCCGCGAGCCGGGCGCACCAGGTCGTCCCGGGAGCGCTCGTCGCCGAGGCGTGCCTGGACATCTTCGACCTGCCAGCACTCGAGATCTGCCCGTGGGCACTCCGCGAGGGCGTGATCCTCGAGCGGCTCGACCAGCTGTCCGTGCTCGGGGCGTAGGGCTCGCTAGTGCCCCCGTGGCGGCGCGAGGAGCCACGGGCGGATCAACTTCGTCACGAAGGGCAGCACCCAGAACGTCATGATCGGTGTGAGCACCAGCGTCGTGATGAGGACCCGGGGCAGTGCTGCGAGCCCGGCGAAGGACGGCACGAGCACGCCGACGAGGATCGTGAACGCCAGGTTCACCGGGAAGAACCCGAGCCAGATGCTCACCGCCTGCTTCCACCGCGGGGGAGCACTCGACGCTGGGGTGTCGGACGGGGCGTCGAACCAGCCCTCG
Coding sequences within:
- a CDS encoding Ppx/GppA family phosphatase; the protein is MRVGVLDIGSNTGHLLVVDAHGGAAPLPASSFKQPLRLAEHLDDRGAVTQVGIDALTGFVADSVRVAEERGCEDMLGFATSAVRDAVNSEAVLAHVEERTGVELAVLSGSDEARLTFLAVRRWFGWSAGRLAVFDIGGGSLEIAGGADEAPDVAWSMPIGAARLARSFFAAGTPTEDDVRRIRHEIRVEIARDAGKLLRSGAPDRAVATSKTFRSIARICGAAPSGAGPLVPRSLDGATLRAKLPSLLQMSVAELATLPGVSASRAHQVVPGALVAEACLDIFDLPALEICPWALREGVILERLDQLSVLGA
- a CDS encoding antibiotic biosynthesis monooxygenase; its protein translation is MSITRLVDPDRIPEVTHWVQSGVNLANRYPGFLGSGWVRSRAQSREWHMLYRFADHDSLATWENSDDRLRWLDLGRDLVVESRVEKRTGIEGWFDAPSDTPASSAPPRWKQAVSIWLGFFPVNLAFTILVGVLVPSFAGLAALPRVLITTLVLTPIMTFWVLPFVTKLIRPWLLAPPRGH